AAGTTAAGAAAGGATTGGACAACCAAGCCATTGGCTTATTGCCATTGTTGCTTTTTATGTTCCTGGATAATTATTTTTCTTATCTGTTGTCTTTCATTATCGGAGTTACCTTTTGTTTTGTATGTATTTTTCTTTATCAGGTATTGAGTAAGGATAAAGTGTATCAATTTTTATTGTTACCTTCAGCGATTACGCTGGTGTTGTATTCTATCTTTCTCTGCTTGAAACTGGAACCCGTGTTATTCATTTATTCTCCGTTGATTACGGAGGTGTTATTGGTGGTGGTACTTGCGTTTATCGGTTTTAGCCGGCGCTCTGTACTGAAAAAGATAAGAACATCGAAACACCCGACTTATAAACGGACATTGATGCGTACGACGTTGAATGAATTTTATTTCATTGCCCAGCTGGTTCAGAATTTGTATACATTACATCTGTTTGCCATTTTGGTGTATAGTATCCTGCCGGATACGATGCAGAATGTGCATACGGAGCGGTTCCTTTACAGGGAACTGGGGGTATTGATCGGGGTGCTGATCATTCTTTATGAGCAAATACGCTTATCGTTGATGCAAGGTAGTTTACAGAAAGAAATGTGGTTGCCGGTATTAAATGACGGAGGGAAAGTTATCGGTTGTATTGCGCGTTCGGTCAGCCGTTCGTTACCGAAAAAATACTATCATCCGATCGTCCGAATAGCCGTTATCCATAATGGAATGCTTTATTTGATGAAAAGGAGTAAAGATGCATTCGTATCACCGGATACGATCGATTATCCTTTCCATAGTTATGTACTGTTCAGGCACAGTATCGAAAGTACGGTGCGTGAATCGGTAGGTGAACTTGCTGAACAGCAGGATGTGAATCCTCGTTTCCTGATACGTTATACGTTTGAGAACGAGAAGGTGAAACATTTGGTATCGCTTTACGTGATCTGTCTTCGTACGGAAGAGCAGCTGAGTCAATGCAAGCGGGCAGGCGGAAAGCTCTGGACTGCCAAGCAAATAGAAGAGAACCTGCAATCCGGCGTATTCAGCGAATACTTCGAGCAGGAGTTCTCTTATCTTCAGAATACGATCTTGTTGGCAGAGAACTTCTGCTGTGGTAAGTAACCGGGTATTCTATCGGATACCCAGTTCGATCACTTCGAGATCTTTTATATTTTTGCCGTCGATGACGAAGCGGACCAGGGTACGAACCTGGTGGAAACCGCTTTTGCCGGCAGCGCCCGGATTGATATACAAACAATTCAGGTACTTATCAAATGCAACTTTAAGAATGTGCGAATGACCCGCTATGAACAAGTTCGGGCGGGTATCGTACAATTCTTTGCGGATAGACGGGTTGTAACGGCCCGGATAACCGCCTATATGCGTCATCATCACATTTACTTCTTCTGCTTTGAAATGAGCCACTTCGGGATATTCCAGCCGGAGTGATTGCCCGTCTATATTTCCGTATACAGCCCGGAAGGGTTTCAATGCTGCCAGCCGTGCTGCCAGTCCGTCCGAACCGATATCGCCTGCATGCCATATTTCATCACATTCTGCGAAGTATTCCGCATATTTATCATCCCACCAGGCGTGAGTATCCGAGAGAAGTCCAACTTTAATCATAACAATTTCTTTTATTCTACAAAAGTATCTATATTTACGCAGCTAAGAATAGAATACGATGGAGAATTCATATAAATACTTTAAGCGCGACGTTAGTTGGCTCTCTTTCAACTACCGGGTTTTACTGGAGGCGGAAGACGACGCACTGCCTATCTATGAGCGGATTAAATTCTTGTCTATCTATTCTTCCAACCTGGAAGAATTTTACGAAATACGTGTGGCGGAACACCGTGGAGTGATCATGAAGAAGAACTTCACCGAAGAAAGCGGTGCCGAAGCCGAAGAAGTGTTGACCGAGATAACCAATGAAGTGAACCGCCAGCAACGGGAATATTACCGTATCTTTTCGGAAAAGATATTGCCGGAGCTGAATCGTCAGAACATTTACCTGTATCAGGGAAGCGAACCCGAACCTTTCCATGAAGAGTTCGTGCATAACTTCTTTAATGAAGAGGTCTTTCCGTTCCTTTCGCCTGTCATGATACAGGCGGGCGATATCCGTACCTTTATCCGTGACCGCCGTTTATACCTGGTGATCCGTATGGTAAAGAAGAGCAAGCGGAAGCCGGAGGGCGATACGGTTCCCGAATATCATTATGCCCTGATGAAAATACCCTATGCCAAAGTGCCCCGTTTCATCGAGTTGCCAGCGCACGAAGGGAAGTTTTACATCATGTTTATCGATGATATTATCCGGGCGAACCTGGCGAATGTATTTCCAGGATATGAGATAGACAGCTGTTACAGTATCAAGATATCCCGCGATGCCGATATCTACCTGGAGGATGAGAAAGGAAATATCGTGGAAAGTATCCGCAAGAAAGTGAAGAAACGGAAG
This is a stretch of genomic DNA from Parabacteroides chongii. It encodes these proteins:
- a CDS encoding metallophosphoesterase family protein, whose protein sequence is MIKVGLLSDTHAWWDDKYAEYFAECDEIWHAGDIGSDGLAARLAALKPFRAVYGNIDGQSLRLEYPEVAHFKAEEVNVMMTHIGGYPGRYNPSIRKELYDTRPNLFIAGHSHILKVAFDKYLNCLYINPGAAGKSGFHQVRTLVRFVIDGKNIKDLEVIELGIR